The proteins below come from a single Cytobacillus luteolus genomic window:
- a CDS encoding sugar phosphate nucleotidyltransferase, which yields MIKNLLGVIDATTYREATSDLTINRSMAAIPFAGRYRLVDFVLSNMVNSGIESVAIFPRYQYRSLMDHIGSGKQWDLNRKRDGLFFFPSSNFEEEGSFKQFRNHMDYFYRSTQKYTLITNSYTVCNVDYKKILKRHIEEECDITEVRHLGKSLEMYILETSLLIDLITAQDATGYYSIQDVVQDHKHTFKICDYEYRGYVKVIDSIGSYYKHSMELLDPTVWKQLFLQYSPIYTKVKDEPPTKYTKDAVVKNSMIANGCVIEGHVENSIISRGVKVGKGTFIKNSIIMQKSVIGTNCVLDAVVFDKDVKVENNVSLQGSKFSPYVVRKGTLQGALMKS from the coding sequence ATGATAAAGAACTTGCTTGGAGTCATTGATGCAACAACATATAGAGAGGCTACCAGTGATTTAACAATAAATCGATCAATGGCAGCTATTCCATTTGCAGGTAGATATAGATTAGTTGACTTTGTTTTGTCTAACATGGTTAACTCCGGAATTGAAAGTGTAGCCATCTTTCCGAGATATCAATACCGTTCTCTTATGGATCATATTGGATCCGGGAAGCAGTGGGATTTAAATAGAAAAAGAGATGGATTATTTTTCTTTCCCTCCTCAAATTTTGAAGAAGAAGGTTCGTTTAAGCAGTTTCGTAATCATATGGATTACTTTTATCGAAGTACTCAAAAGTACACGTTGATCACAAACAGTTACACTGTCTGTAATGTCGATTATAAGAAGATATTAAAAAGACATATTGAAGAAGAGTGTGATATAACCGAAGTTCGTCATTTGGGCAAATCGCTAGAGATGTATATCCTAGAAACTTCGCTTCTGATTGATTTGATTACAGCACAAGATGCTACAGGATACTATAGCATTCAAGATGTAGTCCAGGACCATAAGCATACCTTTAAGATATGTGATTATGAATATCGCGGATATGTAAAAGTAATTGATTCTATAGGAAGCTATTATAAACACAGTATGGAGTTGTTAGATCCAACTGTTTGGAAACAATTATTCTTACAATATAGTCCGATTTATACTAAGGTGAAAGATGAGCCACCTACGAAATATACAAAAGATGCAGTTGTAAAAAATTCAATGATCGCTAATGGATGTGTAATTGAAGGACATGTAGAAAATAGTATTATTTCAAGAGGTGTTAAGGTAGGTAAAGGAACGTTTATTAAAAACAGCATCATTATGCAAAAAAGCGTTATTGGAACAAATTGTGTACTAGATGCAGTTGTTTTTGACAAAGATGTAAAAGTAGAGAATAATGTATCTCTCCAGGGAAGTAAGTTTTCTCCTTACGTAGTTCGTAAAGGAACCTTACAAGGAGCGTTGATGAAATCGTGA
- a CDS encoding penicillin acylase family protein yields MYLNGEVIIKKQTRAKKKGLKLVLIALVSLLILLTAIVLAGYLFIKKGLPTIDGELTVSGLENQVTVYRDENGVPHIEAQTERDLYIAQGYVTAQDRLFQMDLSRRQASGELSEVIGASTVDKDKFFRALGLRRAAEASYGIYSVEAQEVLNWYAEGVNAYINEAIESNSLPIEFTLAGYKPREWTAIDSLTIGKYMAYDLGGHWEGQAFRHHMAFVVPEDKLLELFPVYPEDGATVIQALKENPMDLTKSFATLDVPDEFNGSNNWVVSGDKTESGFPYLANDPHLSLATPSIWYEVHLNSPEVNVNGVIFAGIPGIILGRNEKIAWGVTNVGPDVQDLYIEKRNPENENEFLYMDKWEQATVIDEQIKVKDEETIPYKVTITRHGPIISEFAHDNRSDTALALKWTALSPSTELEAVLRFNKASNWEEFKDALTYFHTPAQNFVFADKEGNIAYRANGHIPIRKKGDSSVPVPGWTDEYEWEGFIPWEELPTVINPKEGFIATANNKIVTDDYPYHITHTWAQPYRQQRIMDVLSGNEKLSVEDMKKLQFDQYNLQAEEFVPILVGMLKEDNLREVDKNALKLLSEWDFNDNKDLGAPLIFHLWMAEIGDVIFESKVPKELNGLFEGRAQIVDEMIRKADKGEESLWIQDAGGIDKVISSAYKRTIDKITEIQGNTITKWSWGEYHAVPFNHPLSAIKPLNYLFNFAKPVPMGGSRVTVAAAGWSSTTGLVNHGGAWRTVVDLANLSKSYNVVGPGQSGHVLSNWYNDQIGPWTTGGYHTTYTESYENQKYKLLLVPGK; encoded by the coding sequence ATTTATTTGAATGGTGAGGTAATTATAAAAAAACAGACTAGGGCTAAAAAGAAAGGATTAAAGCTTGTACTCATAGCTTTAGTTTCGCTTTTAATCTTACTCACTGCAATTGTTTTAGCAGGATATTTATTTATTAAAAAGGGACTACCAACTATTGATGGGGAGCTAACTGTTTCAGGGCTAGAAAATCAGGTTACAGTTTATCGTGACGAGAATGGTGTTCCACACATTGAAGCACAAACAGAAAGAGATTTATATATCGCACAAGGGTATGTAACTGCACAGGATCGCCTATTTCAAATGGACTTATCTAGAAGACAAGCTTCAGGAGAATTAAGTGAAGTAATTGGAGCTTCAACTGTTGATAAAGATAAGTTTTTCAGGGCTCTTGGTTTACGAAGGGCAGCAGAGGCAAGCTATGGTATTTACTCTGTGGAAGCACAAGAAGTATTGAATTGGTATGCTGAAGGTGTAAATGCATATATAAATGAAGCGATAGAATCAAACTCTTTACCTATTGAGTTTACACTAGCGGGGTATAAGCCGAGGGAATGGACTGCGATTGATTCGCTAACAATTGGGAAATACATGGCATATGATTTAGGTGGACACTGGGAAGGACAGGCTTTCCGACACCATATGGCCTTCGTCGTACCTGAAGATAAGCTATTAGAACTGTTTCCAGTTTACCCTGAGGATGGAGCAACTGTAATTCAGGCCCTAAAGGAAAATCCAATGGATCTTACGAAAAGCTTTGCTACTTTGGATGTACCAGATGAATTTAATGGGAGTAACAACTGGGTTGTATCAGGAGATAAAACGGAATCAGGGTTTCCATACTTAGCGAATGACCCTCATTTAAGCCTTGCAACTCCTTCCATCTGGTATGAGGTGCACCTTAACAGTCCTGAAGTTAATGTGAATGGTGTAATATTTGCCGGAATTCCTGGTATCATACTCGGAAGAAATGAGAAGATTGCATGGGGAGTTACGAATGTTGGCCCAGACGTACAGGATTTATATATTGAGAAGCGTAATCCGGAAAATGAAAATGAATTCTTATACATGGACAAGTGGGAACAAGCAACGGTGATTGATGAACAAATTAAGGTAAAAGATGAGGAAACTATTCCTTACAAAGTGACAATCACTCGCCATGGGCCAATTATATCTGAATTTGCACACGATAATAGATCTGATACTGCTCTTGCTTTAAAATGGACTGCCTTAAGTCCATCAACAGAATTAGAGGCAGTTCTTAGATTTAACAAGGCAAGTAATTGGGAGGAGTTTAAGGATGCATTAACTTATTTTCATACTCCGGCGCAAAACTTTGTTTTTGCTGATAAAGAAGGAAATATTGCTTATCGAGCAAATGGGCATATTCCAATACGAAAAAAGGGTGATAGCTCGGTGCCAGTTCCTGGTTGGACGGATGAATACGAATGGGAAGGTTTTATTCCTTGGGAAGAGCTGCCAACGGTTATTAATCCGAAAGAAGGGTTTATTGCTACAGCCAACAATAAGATAGTAACGGATGACTACCCTTACCATATTACTCATACATGGGCACAGCCCTACCGCCAACAAAGAATTATGGATGTGCTATCTGGAAACGAAAAGCTTTCTGTTGAGGACATGAAGAAGCTTCAGTTTGATCAATACAACCTTCAGGCAGAAGAGTTCGTACCGATTTTAGTAGGGATGTTGAAGGAAGATAACTTACGTGAAGTGGATAAAAATGCATTGAAATTGTTATCGGAGTGGGATTTTAATGATAATAAAGATTTAGGTGCGCCATTAATCTTCCATTTATGGATGGCAGAAATTGGTGATGTGATTTTTGAAAGTAAAGTACCGAAAGAATTAAATGGACTCTTCGAGGGGAGAGCTCAGATTGTTGATGAAATGATTCGTAAAGCAGACAAAGGTGAAGAAAGTTTATGGATTCAGGATGCAGGTGGAATTGACAAGGTTATATCTTCTGCATATAAACGAACAATTGATAAAATTACAGAAATTCAAGGTAATACCATAACTAAATGGTCATGGGGTGAATACCATGCAGTGCCATTTAATCACCCATTGTCTGCAATAAAGCCATTAAATTATTTATTTAACTTTGCAAAACCAGTTCCTATGGGTGGAAGTCGCGTTACAGTTGCTGCAGCAGGTTGGAGTAGTACAACTGGTTTGGTTAATCACGGAGGTGCTTGGCGAACGGTTGTGGATTTAGCTAACTTATCAAAAAGCTATAATGTTGTTGGTCCTGGTCAATCTGGTCATGTTTTAAGCAATTGGTATAACGATCAAATAGGACCTTGGACAACAGGAGGATACCATACAACTTATACAGAATCATATGAAAACCAAAAATATAAATTATTATTGGTTCCAGGGAAATAA
- a CDS encoding TraR/DksA C4-type zinc finger protein: MLTPEQLSTFRSQLINAKEDIERRLQENDNFDLDNGHYHESMGELSSYDNHPADEGSALYEREKDLALNDHTSRELKDVYIALEKIDDGSYGRCEVCGKDIPLERLEVLPTTTYCKEHSPDQVVSHNRPIEEGVLIPDYGKFEFDDKDVEAYDAEDSWQDVARYGTSETPSDLNENVDHYNDAYVESHDPVGYVEDYENFAATDIYGNEMKIYPSKQHQKYEEELDEAGTMTIFGDLPAYEKDPYTEEEAEDRR; this comes from the coding sequence ATGCTTACACCTGAACAGTTATCAACCTTCCGTTCTCAGTTGATAAACGCCAAAGAAGATATTGAAAGAAGACTACAGGAAAATGACAATTTTGATTTAGATAATGGTCATTATCATGAGTCAATGGGTGAACTATCTAGCTATGATAACCACCCTGCAGACGAAGGTAGTGCTTTATATGAGAGAGAAAAGGATTTGGCACTTAATGATCATACAAGCCGAGAACTCAAAGACGTCTATATTGCTTTAGAAAAGATAGATGATGGTTCTTATGGAAGATGTGAAGTTTGTGGAAAGGATATTCCGCTTGAAAGGTTGGAGGTTCTTCCTACAACTACTTATTGTAAGGAGCATAGCCCTGATCAGGTGGTATCACATAATCGCCCGATTGAAGAAGGTGTGCTAATTCCCGATTATGGGAAATTTGAGTTTGATGATAAAGATGTAGAGGCCTATGACGCTGAGGATTCTTGGCAAGACGTAGCTAGGTATGGCACCTCTGAAACACCTTCAGATTTAAATGAAAATGTTGACCATTACAATGATGCATATGTTGAATCACATGACCCTGTAGGGTATGTAGAAGATTATGAAAACTTTGCTGCGACCGATATTTACGGTAACGAAATGAAAATTTATCCTAGCAAGCAACACCAAAAGTATGAAGAGGAATTAGATGAAGCTGGGACAATGACAATATTCGGAGACCTTCCTGCATATGAAAAAGACCCATATACAGAAGAAGAAGCTGAAGATAGAAGATAA
- a CDS encoding 1,4-dihydroxy-2-naphthoate polyprenyltransferase, whose translation MQPQIQTQHNMSTGRKSNWDIWWRLLRPHTLTAAFIPVFIGTSLALYETTIDIPLFLVMLLACLLIQIGTNMINEYYDYKRGLDTAESVGIGGAIVRDGIKADTVLKLAFASFGIATLLGVYICMNSSWWIALIGTICMTAGYFYTGGPVPIAYTPFGELMAGLFMGLIIILISFFIQTGEVTTSSVLVSIPISILVGAILLANNIRDLDGDKENGRKTLAILIGRKNAILFLALMFITSYVWVLALIITGLAPIWTLLVLFSMPKAIKATKGFVGKSLPIQMMPAMKATAQTNTIFGFLLSVGLVVSYFI comes from the coding sequence ATGCAACCTCAAATTCAAACACAGCATAATATGTCCACAGGAAGAAAATCTAACTGGGATATTTGGTGGAGGTTATTACGTCCACATACATTAACTGCAGCTTTTATACCTGTTTTTATAGGGACTTCTCTTGCTCTTTATGAAACAACGATAGATATACCACTATTTTTAGTTATGTTACTTGCTTGTTTACTCATTCAAATTGGAACGAACATGATCAATGAATACTATGATTACAAACGAGGCCTAGATACAGCCGAATCTGTTGGAATTGGTGGTGCCATTGTAAGAGATGGCATTAAGGCAGACACTGTGCTAAAACTTGCTTTTGCTTCATTTGGTATTGCTACACTCCTAGGAGTATATATTTGTATGAACAGTAGCTGGTGGATTGCATTAATTGGAACCATTTGTATGACAGCTGGTTATTTTTATACTGGTGGTCCTGTTCCTATTGCTTATACACCTTTTGGTGAACTTATGGCAGGTCTTTTTATGGGTTTAATCATTATTTTAATTTCTTTCTTCATCCAAACTGGTGAAGTAACAACTAGCAGTGTTTTAGTATCGATTCCTATTTCAATTCTTGTTGGAGCTATCCTCCTTGCGAATAATATTCGTGATTTAGATGGTGATAAGGAAAACGGAAGAAAAACGTTAGCAATATTAATAGGAAGAAAAAATGCAATACTATTTTTGGCCTTAATGTTCATTACTTCCTATGTTTGGGTTTTAGCTTTAATCATTACAGGATTAGCTCCTATTTGGACTTTATTAGTTCTATTTAGTATGCCAAAAGCGATCAAGGCAACTAAGGGATTTGTAGGTAAATCCTTACCAATCCAAATGATGCCTGCAATGAAAGCAACAGCACAAACGAATACGATCTTCGGATTTTTGTTATCTGTTGGTCTTGTTGTAAGTTATTTTATATAA
- a CDS encoding lipase family protein — translation MRIKKDEALLLANCCLLTYTQYDKKGEFTPPKGFKVVDTFKADVFGSKEWFGFIIESLDSIIVAFRGTVSDPDWIADADIIEHPFPYSTNKSLVHGGFLSIYESCRDQLLSKLSSLSAQKQLYVTGHSLGAALAVLHAMDIYENTDFKELTLFTLAGPRVGNGEFASLYNRKIKNSIRFVNANDIIPMLPPKRIYNPLTEKYSSYRHVKKQVSFSHQTGTLRGNHSIYTYIKGLEEL, via the coding sequence ATGAGGATTAAAAAGGATGAAGCACTTTTGCTAGCAAACTGTTGTCTTCTAACATATACGCAATACGATAAGAAAGGGGAATTTACTCCTCCGAAAGGTTTCAAAGTTGTCGATACCTTTAAAGCTGATGTCTTTGGTTCGAAAGAGTGGTTTGGCTTTATCATCGAATCTTTAGACTCAATAATTGTAGCCTTTCGAGGAACAGTCTCAGACCCAGATTGGATTGCAGACGCTGATATTATTGAGCATCCCTTTCCATACTCTACAAATAAGAGTCTAGTACACGGGGGCTTTCTATCAATTTATGAATCATGTAGAGACCAACTCCTATCAAAGCTATCTTCTCTATCGGCACAAAAACAGCTATACGTAACAGGTCATAGTTTAGGGGCTGCATTAGCTGTTTTACATGCTATGGATATCTATGAAAATACAGATTTTAAGGAACTAACACTATTTACATTGGCCGGTCCACGTGTAGGAAATGGTGAATTTGCATCATTGTATAATCGTAAAATTAAAAATTCCATACGATTTGTCAATGCAAATGATATCATTCCAATGCTCCCTCCTAAAAGGATTTATAACCCCTTAACAGAGAAATATAGTTCTTATCGACATGTTAAAAAGCAAGTAAGCTTTTCTCACCAAACAGGGACACTTAGAGGCAATCATAGCATTTATACTTATATAAAAGGCCTGGAAGAATTATAA
- a CDS encoding glycogen/starch/alpha-glucan phosphorylase — MFTNKETFKKVFCNRLEMLSGKSFSESTSRDHYNTLGSLVREYISSNWIQTNEKYRSSKQKQVYYLSIEFLLGRLLGNNLINLGINQIVEEGLLELGIDIKNIEEAEADAGLGNGGLGRLAACFLDSLASLNLPGHGCGIRYKHGLFDQKIIEGYQVEYPEQWLRHGNVWEIRKSDQAAEISFWGEVESFYHEGKLKFRHVNAEKITAVPYDIPVIGYGTESVNTLQLWNAEPSPFPHNKNILEYKRETEAVSEFLYPDDTHDDGKILRLKQQYFLVSASLQSILRNYKSTHGSLEDLHNGVAIHINDTHPVLAVPELMRILMDEEGMGWYEAWQVTTKTISYTNHTTLSEALEKWPIYIFKPLLPRIFMIVEEINERFCKELWKLYPGDWNRIENMAVIAHGVVKMAHLAIVGSYSVNGVAKLHSEILKKREMKLFYEVYPDKFNNKTNGITHRRWLLKANPQLAALLTETIGNDWIYEPKSLLELKNYRYDPTILERLYDVKISRKEILAKRILAQTGIKVDPYSIFDVQVKRLHEYKRQLLNVLHIMYLYNRMKEDSSFTFHPRTFIFGAKASPGYYYAKKIIKLINSVAEKVNSDKQTSEFLKVIFIENYRVSIAEDIFPAADVSEQISTASKEASGTGNMKFMMNGALTIGTLDGANIEIKDAVGDENIFTFGLKAEEVLHYYQNGGYYSNEYYYHDKRISKVLEQLINGHFPETEGDFEAIYDSLLTQNDQYFVLRDFASYVAAQEQVNDAYQDRSKWLEKSLLNIAHSGYFSSDRTIREYAKHIWKIDS, encoded by the coding sequence ATGTTCACCAACAAAGAGACGTTTAAGAAGGTATTTTGCAATAGACTTGAAATGCTGTCTGGAAAAAGTTTCTCTGAATCGACAAGTAGAGATCATTATAATACACTGGGTAGTTTAGTAAGAGAGTATATTAGTTCAAACTGGATACAAACGAATGAGAAATATCGAAGTAGTAAACAGAAGCAGGTTTACTATTTATCAATTGAGTTTCTACTTGGGAGATTATTAGGAAATAACCTTATAAACCTTGGAATAAATCAAATTGTAGAAGAAGGTCTGTTAGAGCTAGGCATTGACATAAAGAATATTGAAGAGGCTGAAGCAGATGCTGGATTAGGTAATGGGGGCTTAGGAAGATTAGCAGCATGTTTTCTTGATTCATTAGCCTCCCTAAACTTACCAGGACACGGTTGTGGCATCCGTTATAAACATGGATTATTTGACCAAAAGATAATAGAAGGATATCAGGTTGAATACCCAGAGCAATGGTTACGTCACGGAAATGTCTGGGAGATACGAAAATCTGATCAAGCTGCAGAGATAAGTTTCTGGGGAGAAGTTGAGTCCTTCTATCATGAAGGGAAGCTTAAATTTAGACATGTAAATGCAGAGAAGATAACGGCTGTTCCTTATGATATTCCTGTAATTGGTTATGGTACAGAATCAGTTAATACACTTCAACTATGGAATGCAGAACCATCCCCGTTCCCTCATAATAAGAACATTTTAGAGTATAAGAGAGAAACAGAAGCGGTATCAGAGTTTTTATATCCTGATGATACCCATGATGATGGGAAAATCTTAAGGTTAAAGCAGCAGTACTTCTTAGTTTCAGCTAGTTTACAAAGTATATTACGAAATTATAAATCTACACATGGTAGCCTGGAAGATTTGCATAATGGAGTAGCCATCCATATTAATGACACACACCCAGTATTAGCAGTACCGGAATTAATGAGGATATTAATGGATGAGGAAGGTATGGGATGGTATGAAGCATGGCAGGTTACAACCAAAACGATCTCTTATACGAATCATACCACTTTATCTGAGGCATTAGAGAAATGGCCAATTTATATTTTTAAGCCTTTATTACCAAGAATTTTTATGATTGTAGAAGAAATAAATGAGCGTTTTTGTAAGGAACTTTGGAAACTGTATCCAGGGGATTGGAATCGAATTGAGAATATGGCCGTTATTGCACACGGTGTTGTTAAAATGGCACATTTAGCGATTGTAGGAAGTTATAGTGTGAATGGTGTAGCTAAGCTACATTCTGAAATATTGAAAAAACGCGAAATGAAATTATTTTATGAGGTCTACCCTGACAAATTCAATAATAAAACGAATGGAATTACTCACCGACGTTGGTTATTAAAGGCTAATCCTCAATTGGCAGCACTGCTTACTGAAACAATAGGAAACGATTGGATTTATGAGCCCAAGTCTTTACTAGAATTAAAGAATTATAGATATGACCCAACTATACTTGAGAGACTTTATGATGTGAAAATATCTAGAAAAGAGATTTTGGCAAAACGTATCCTAGCACAAACGGGTATTAAGGTTGATCCTTATTCAATTTTTGATGTACAGGTAAAACGTCTACATGAGTATAAACGTCAGCTATTAAATGTTCTACATATCATGTACTTATATAATCGAATGAAAGAAGATTCCAGTTTTACGTTTCACCCGCGAACCTTTATTTTTGGGGCAAAAGCATCCCCAGGCTATTATTATGCAAAAAAGATAATAAAACTGATTAACTCTGTAGCTGAGAAGGTAAATAGTGATAAGCAAACTTCTGAGTTCCTTAAGGTGATCTTTATTGAAAACTATCGTGTATCGATTGCAGAGGATATTTTTCCAGCAGCAGATGTTAGTGAGCAAATTTCAACGGCTAGTAAAGAAGCATCAGGAACCGGCAATATGAAGTTTATGATGAATGGTGCTCTAACAATTGGTACATTGGATGGTGCGAATATTGAAATCAAAGATGCTGTAGGCGATGAAAATATTTTCACCTTTGGATTAAAGGCTGAGGAAGTTCTTCACTATTATCAAAATGGGGGATATTATTCAAACGAATACTATTACCATGACAAACGAATTAGCAAGGTTTTAGAACAACTAATTAACGGTCATTTCCCAGAAACTGAGGGAGACTTTGAAGCAATCTATGACTCTCTTCTAACTCAGAATGATCAATATTTTGTTCTTAGAGATTTTGCTTCTTACGTGGCAGCACAGGAGCAGGTTAACGATGCTTATCAAGACCGAAGTAAGTGGTTGGAGAAGAGTCTATTAAATATTGCTCACTCAGGTTACTTTTCAAGTGATCGAACGATTCGTGAGTATGCTAAACACATCTGGAAAATAGATTCATAA
- the glgA gene encoding glycogen synthase GlgA, with amino-acid sequence MKVLFVVSECVPFIKSGGLADVAGALPKELKNLGTDVRIMLPKYGQIPLQFKEKMDKVCEFNVQLSWRSQYCGIEVLTYEGITYYFIDNEYYFNRDRLYGYYDDGERFSFFCHAVLQAIPNIDFMPDIIHCHDWHTGMVNFLLKHEYKEEDYSSIRTIFTIHNLQFQGVFPKGILGDLLNLSEEYFTSDQLEFFGNVNFMKAAIVSSDLITTVSPTYKDEIQSKYYGEKLDGLLRKYNDKLVGILNGIDDEIYNPKTDDLIAKKYDYTKMKNKELNKQSLQKQFGLPKRKDIPVVSIISRLTEQKGLDLIIHVIEEMLSKDLQLIILGTGDEKYENIFLTLAHHYPTKLKVVIGFDEKLAHQIYAGSDLFLMPSKFEPCGLGQLIALRYGTIPIVRETGGLNDTVLSYNESTGIGNGFSFKNFNAHDMLYTVDRAIDLFQNREVWSKIVGEAMSRDYSWAQSAFKYNQLYAGLLVRSGMNVHQQRDV; translated from the coding sequence GTGAAAGTCCTATTTGTAGTATCAGAGTGTGTTCCCTTTATAAAATCAGGTGGTTTAGCAGATGTAGCTGGTGCCCTTCCAAAGGAACTGAAAAATTTGGGAACAGACGTAAGGATTATGCTGCCGAAATACGGGCAAATCCCCTTACAATTTAAAGAAAAGATGGATAAAGTGTGTGAGTTTAACGTTCAACTAAGTTGGAGATCTCAATACTGTGGTATAGAGGTTTTAACTTATGAGGGAATCACTTATTATTTTATCGATAATGAGTATTATTTTAATAGAGATCGCCTTTATGGGTACTATGATGATGGTGAAAGGTTTTCTTTCTTTTGCCATGCGGTTTTACAAGCTATTCCTAACATTGACTTTATGCCGGATATTATTCATTGTCACGACTGGCACACTGGAATGGTAAACTTTTTACTGAAACATGAGTATAAAGAAGAAGACTATTCTTCCATTCGTACGATTTTTACCATCCATAATCTTCAATTCCAAGGTGTATTTCCAAAGGGAATCCTAGGAGATTTGTTAAACCTGTCAGAGGAATACTTTACAAGTGATCAACTTGAGTTCTTTGGGAACGTAAACTTTATGAAGGCAGCTATTGTCTCATCAGATTTAATTACTACCGTTAGTCCAACCTACAAAGATGAAATTCAAAGCAAGTACTATGGTGAAAAATTAGATGGGCTATTACGAAAGTATAATGATAAGTTAGTTGGGATTTTAAATGGGATAGATGATGAGATATATAACCCGAAGACAGATGACCTGATTGCGAAGAAATACGATTACACGAAAATGAAAAATAAAGAATTGAATAAACAATCATTACAGAAGCAATTTGGGTTACCGAAACGAAAAGATATACCTGTAGTATCAATTATCTCACGGTTAACTGAACAAAAAGGTCTCGATTTAATCATACATGTAATAGAAGAAATGTTATCTAAGGATCTACAGTTAATTATCCTTGGAACCGGTGATGAGAAATATGAAAATATCTTTTTAACTTTAGCTCACCACTATCCGACTAAGTTAAAAGTAGTTATTGGTTTTGATGAAAAATTAGCACACCAAATCTATGCTGGTTCTGATCTATTCTTAATGCCTTCAAAATTTGAACCATGTGGATTAGGGCAACTAATTGCTTTACGTTATGGTACGATTCCGATTGTTCGTGAAACAGGGGGCTTAAATGATACTGTTCTCTCCTATAATGAAAGCACTGGTATCGGAAATGGCTTTAGTTTTAAGAACTTTAACGCACATGATATGCTCTACACTGTTGATCGTGCAATTGACTTATTTCAAAATAGGGAAGTATGGTCAAAAATAGTTGGAGAAGCAATGTCACGTGACTATAGCTGGGCACAATCTGCTTTTAAATATAATCAGCTTTATGCAGGTTTACTTGTTAGGAGTGGAATGAATGTTCACCAACAAAGAGACGTTTAA